The DNA segment caacatagtgttcaagacggtgaagaagagtgctgtggtcgattgtatcaaacgcagcgctcaggtccagcagcacaagcattgtgcttgtatttttatccaaagctaaaaggatgtcatttacaactcttgtaatagcagtttcagttgagtggaaattcctgaaccccgactggaaaggttcgaagagattattcctggtcagataatcaacaatttgcttcgctacaatcctttcctgtaccttggacaggaagggcagattcgatataggccgatagttcctgattaattcaggatctaggccaggctttttgagtagcggttttaacactgcagccttgaaattggagggaacaattcccgttgaaaacgaaagattcataagcgagaggataacaggccccaccgttggaagaagttccttaagaaccctggaagggagaggatccagcatacaagttgttggctttgagcaggggcggccccagcacaattggcgctctaggcgaggtggggggggggtatgaagcgattgttgacgggggggggggggggggcgattgttgacggggagacgtggccaatagttaatttttttttttttttttcgggcgcattttatattttgcgctctaggcggccgcctaacccgcctgtagggaaggccgcccctggctttgaggcctttatcaccctttcaagttcccCCAAAGAAATTGCCTTAAACTCCaaaagagttgcgtcagagttcaccatcctacttgggagaaccccatcctgccccacaggatgtATAGGATTAGCCGCACggcaagcatcaatttcctctctaattgattgaatcttattctcaaagaaatccatgaattcacctgccacgatcgaggagcctacggtctgattctgtttctgagtgagactcctcaccgtgtcaaaaagaaaCTTAGGATTATTTCTATTCAAATTAATGATACTAGAATAGTAGGCGTTCCTCGCAATAGTCAGCGCACCCTTTTAGGTGATCAGACTATTATGCCAagcaagatgaaagacctcaagtttagcCGAGCGCCATTTACGTTCAAGGATCCTGCAGTTTCGCTTCAAAATGcgcgtttctgcattaaaccaaggagctggttttttcaatgttcgttttttagttacgtgcggagcaactgaatcaatggcaacagacagggcaatgttgaggtcatcagtaagacactccacagaaccactatagttacagagaggtgcaagtgaactagttaacttatctgccatagctgtaatggttgcaggtgtgatgcggcgacagctgaaagtagcttgttgatcgtcgcaggggcaggataccaccacctggaaagtgagcaaaaaatggtctgataaagctgaggtgtaggtagagaccactagctgtgaaatgtctacaccgcgggtcagaacgagatccagcgtgtttccaccgatgtgggttgggtgctggacgagctgtttgaagccaagcgtatctgtaatggacagaaaCGCCCTTGTGAGGGCATCAGACGGGTTATTCAcgtgaatgttgaaatccccaataagcaaaacattgtctgagtatgtagccagatcagctgcaaagtcagaaaactcatcgagaaaaactgaatacggtcctgggggacggtatactacagctaaaacaaaagagtctggaactcgttttGCTTCTCTGGGAGCTGAGGTGCAGAGCGCTAGCACCTCGaaggatctgaaaatatatctattctttggctttaaattaagcttagaattagatatcagggctactccaccacctttcttaacttctctagatacttgggtgctaacgtaatggggtggagtagcttcgtttagggctagaaactcatctggttttaaccaggtttcacAAAGCCCCAGAATGTCGATCTTTTTATCAATGATTAGATCATGGACCAAGAGCGCCTTCGATGAAAGcgaccttatgttcatgaaccctattctgagtgcttcctttttattattttcagagggagtccggttaacactaAGCTCTGAAGCGGTCAAGGGGATACTGCGGTTTCGACATACTGGTTGCGGCCCTCttctgcgggttttacacctcgagacagcgcgaggccgcaccaccgtacatataggtacagcgttattttcagagggagtctggttaacactcagctctgaggcgatcagtgggatcgccagagttggacatactggtcgcggcgctcgcctgcgggttttacacctcgagacagcggGGCcacaccaccgtacatataggtacagtgtTCATTTCAGGGGGAGTCCGGTTAGTTGTTAGTATTTGATTTGACATGCGGTTTATTATGCGATTTGCCATGCGATTTTGCACGCCTGTactaggtacagcgttaatttcagagggagtgtggttaacactcagctctgtcaTGCGAGTTAACATGCGATTTTGCACGactgtacatataggtacagcgttaatttcatGCGATGCGTCATGCGATTTACCATGCGATTTaccatgcgatttgacatgccGTTTGACATGCCGTTTGACATGCAGTTttgcaccaccgtacatataggtacagcgttagttacagagggagtccggttaacactcagctctgaaacaattggtgcaatagatcctggttcagctaacccatctgctgttctagactctgttctagactctgcaacgtagactatcatgttgctagcaggtttactaaactcctgcagcccagtgtgctgtgagtggatgagtcacgcctgactaagacatctatctatgttttttgacataattgaggcacctaacccagtagggtgtaggccgtctctcatgagcacaccagggcgaccccacagggagggccagttatctatgaaaccaaagccctgctctgaGCTATATAGGGCCAGCCAGCGATTTAGAGACAATAGTCTACTATAACGCTCATCATTACCCTTATCgggtagagggccagagagaatgAATCGATGACGACACATCTTTCTGGCGAAGTCACAAAGCCTAGCTATGTTGCGAAACTAGTGTCGGTGTTTGGTGCATCTAATCTAACTCCGTATGAGGTCTGACCGCATGTCAGCACCCTAAGTTTAGCTTCAATGTCGGGAGCCCTGGCCCCAGGTAGGCAAATAACTGTCGCTGGCGAGTGTCGCCTAACTTTACGTGTAACAGAGTCACCTATGACTAGCGTTTCTACCCCCGAAAAAGACTTGTGAGGCAGGGTACTGACCGCAACCTGCCTCGCAAGTGGTGCTGCCGACAGGATTGCCTTGACGGAGTCACTGCTAACGATAGCGTTAGCTCCACGAGTCCGCCTGGCGGGACTCTTCTCTATACTTTCTGGAGTATCTGTTTTCTCTACGCTCGCTACCCTTTCATCCTCTAGCTGAGAGATACGTCTCTCTAACAGAGCTATCTTATCAATGAGAAAGGCAGAGCAAGAACAATCGCAATCCATTCTTACCGTGGTTGATGCAGACGGAGCTCCGGCGAGGAAACAGCGAATACAGTACAGAGTATGCAGAACAGGTCACAGATATAAATACCGAAAAATAGATACAAACCGAGATAGCAGGTCGACGCTAAGCGTCCtgctaaccaaaccaaacaaaccaaaccaagcCGGCTACCCGGAAGTTGCGTCTGCGGCGTCACACGGCTGCGTCTGAACAAACGCAATCTTCTGAACAAACGTCAGCTGCTTCCTGCTTCCGGAGTGGATTATAGATAGTGGCTTTGGAGTGGATTATAGATAGTagattgatttaaaaaataatcttccATCAAATGAATAGGATTTATGATTGAAATCTTAAATATGTCAATAAATAGATTAAAAAGATTAATATACACAAGGTTACTTATATCTGTTTAAAAagaatattttgtttatttcaagtGTGGCGAATGTGCCTTTCTCAAAGTGTACAAGATTCGAGTGACATGAGGAGTTCACGTAAGGTAACGTAGCGTAACCAATCAGACACCGTCAAGGTGTATGTGccgtttctttctctctctgccggACCGTTGTCGAGGTGGcggtgtcacactaaatttgtaccggctgccaaatttgtactgggcgcgtcatccatacgtaatccattccaaacctgcctgtcagcagatgatcgcgtcgtccgttgccgggcaggtttcaaaaaacatttgcgctcatgttgccaaagacgaaataacataatacagaaaacggatctagataacacttgtttttactttatatttgtattgtatttaattgtctgatcaaatttagctagtaaactgagtgtttaaagcgggtttcaaaaaacatttgcgctcatgttgccaaagacgaaataacataatacagaaaacggatctagataacacttgtttttactttatatttgtattgtatttaattgtttaatcaaatctagcaagtaaactgagtgtttaaagcaggtcaaggacgaaatagcacaatacagataacggatcgctagatagaaggtttgcgaatgttcgtgaaccattcacgtcattcgacgcgatcgtccgttgccaggcaacggacgaagcgatcatctgttgccaggcagatttggagtggattacgtatggatgacgcgcccggtaccaatttggcagccggtacaaatttagtgtgacagcggcagtgttgtttttggcaggcattttagatttagttttagtcttagtctttttgacgaaatgcttcttagttttagtcccattttagtcatttctatctttgaaagttttagtctagttttagtctgacgaaaactccaaaggttttagtctagttttagtccgacgaaaactcaaaaggttttagtccAAAATCAAATATACATAAGATGTTTCGGCATCGAACCGCTGGTGAAA comes from the Gadus chalcogrammus isolate NIFS_2021 chromosome 6, NIFS_Gcha_1.0, whole genome shotgun sequence genome and includes:
- the LOC130384572 gene encoding uncharacterized protein LOC130384572; translation: MNIRSLSSKALLVHDLIIDKKIDILGLCETWLKPDEFLALNEATPPHYVSTQVSREVKKGGGVALISNSKLNLKPKNRYIFRSFEVLALCTSAPREAKRVPDSFVLAVVYRPPGPYSVFLDEFSDFAADLATYSDNVLLIGDFNIHVNNPSDALTRAFLSITDTLGFKQLVQHPTHIGGNTLDLVLTRGVDISQLVVSTYTSALSDHFLLTFQVVVSCPCDDQQATFSCRRITPATITAMADNVLRVLDWMPGLSSWITGQNPITILI